The Sphingomicrobium aestuariivivum DNA window TGAAAATCGCAGTGTCGGCGGTTCGATCCCGTCCCCAGGCACCATTTTCCACACACTGTGACCTTTAGGCCCTTGGCGAGCGCGCCTGCGTCTGTCTATCAGGCGTCATGGCCAAGACCCCCCAAGATGTCGCCGCGCAGGAAAAACTCGCCGGGTTGGTGCTGATCGGCGCCGCGCTCGCCGCCCTGATCGCTGCCAATTCGCCCTTCGCGGAAAGCTATCACCACCTGCTCGAGTACAAGTTCGGCCCGAGCTGGCCGCGCTTCGGCACCTTCAGCGTGGAATATTGGGTCGTTGACGGCCTCATGGCGATCTTCTTCCTGCTCGTCGGGCTCGAGGTGAAGCGCGAATGGTTCGAGGGCCGCCTGTCCTCCCCGCGCGAACGCCGCCTGCCGATCATCGCCGCGATCGGCGGCATGGCCGTGCCCGCCCTCGTCTTCGCGATCGTCGTCGGCTTCGATCCCGCCGTCCTCCACGGCTGGGCCATCCCCGCCGCCACCGACATCGCCTTCGCGATCGGGGTGATCGCCATCCTCGGCCGCTATGCGCCCGCTTCGATCAAGCTCCTCCTCGTGACCATCGCCATCGTCGACGATATCGGCGCGGTCATCATCATCGCGCTCTTCTATACCGCCGACCTCAACACCTATGCCCTCGGCGGCGCGCTCGCCGTGATGGGGATGATGGCGGTCATGGCGATGTACGGCGTACGCCGCCTTCTCTGGTATCTCATCGGTTTTGCCATCCTCTGGTATCTCGTCCTCGCCTCGGGCGTGCACGCGACCATCGCGGGCGTCATGGCCGCGCTCACCATCCCGCTCGGCACCGGCGAGAAGAAGTCGCCGCTGCGCCAGCTCGAGCATGACATCCACCCCTGGGTGATGTTCCTCATCGTGCCCGTCTTCGGCTTCGTTGCCGCCGGCGTCGAGCTGCCCTCGAGCATGGACG harbors:
- the nhaA gene encoding Na+/H+ antiporter NhaA, which encodes MAKTPQDVAAQEKLAGLVLIGAALAALIAANSPFAESYHHLLEYKFGPSWPRFGTFSVEYWVVDGLMAIFFLLVGLEVKREWFEGRLSSPRERRLPIIAAIGGMAVPALVFAIVVGFDPAVLHGWAIPAATDIAFAIGVIAILGRYAPASIKLLLVTIAIVDDIGAVIIIALFYTADLNTYALGGALAVMGMMAVMAMYGVRRLLWYLIGFAILWYLVLASGVHATIAGVMAALTIPLGTGEKKSPLRQLEHDIHPWVMFLIVPVFGFVAAGVELPSSMDALFQPLPLGIMLGLFIGKQIGVFGAIWAAVKLRLATRPRGTRWAQIYGAAMLCGIGFTMSLFIGALAFPGEPELVDAAKIGTLAGSLLSAIAGFLVLRFTPPIPSRTDDMERVDDLFAGDADDPEAAKE